One Bosea sp. 685 DNA segment encodes these proteins:
- a CDS encoding putative bifunctional diguanylate cyclase/phosphodiesterase, translated as MKEPIVRDHPLPEPEPARSAAWRESGVAMAQSDGELACLLERVERLQREVEEKSQLLRERDEALAHSKKIFDRSSEAAKIGVWECDLTNADSLRWTDAVYDLFELPRGSKLDRPRIVEMYDPESRVAMQTLRSKAIRERGGFTLDAKITTALGKERWMRLTADVESENGVAVRIFGMKQDITEERALWDQTRFLAEIDLMTGLANRSQFQAILSGQKAEPAGPLLLVDLDGFKQVNDTFGHGHGDECLKQVALRLSGICAEARLVARIGGDEFAVLMGAAADRLAAEALTERILDALRRPIAWGAHAFQLGASAGIAIPQGFDASSAAELFSHADIALYAAKAAGKNTFRVFDPQMKSEGERRFETVRDIGRALIENQLELYYQPKLRLSDQNLSGFEALLRRRMPDGRVVAAGAFQAALNDPDLSARLGKWVVEKALCQAGLWHRAGFDFGSLAINLSASQLHDHHFAETLIERVAEQGLTPGMIEIEVTEGVFLDDESGPVKRILERLKQSGMRVALDDFGTGYASLVHLRSYPIDVIKIDKSFVQRFLSSAQDRAILETILRLGASLGMDIVAEGIETAAQLQALKALGCPFGQGFLFSPAVPASRAVDWLLPIACRETRVA; from the coding sequence TTGAAAGAGCCTATCGTGCGCGACCACCCCTTGCCGGAACCCGAGCCGGCGCGTTCCGCGGCCTGGCGCGAGTCCGGCGTCGCCATGGCGCAGTCCGATGGCGAACTGGCTTGCCTGCTGGAGCGGGTCGAACGATTGCAGCGGGAGGTGGAAGAGAAATCCCAGCTCCTGCGCGAGCGCGACGAGGCACTGGCGCATAGCAAGAAGATCTTCGACCGCTCCTCCGAAGCTGCGAAAATCGGCGTCTGGGAATGTGATCTGACCAATGCCGATTCCTTGCGCTGGACCGACGCCGTCTACGATCTCTTCGAGCTCCCGCGCGGCTCCAAGCTCGATCGGCCCAGAATCGTCGAGATGTACGACCCTGAGTCGCGCGTCGCGATGCAGACCCTGCGCAGCAAGGCGATTCGCGAACGGGGCGGATTCACGCTCGACGCCAAGATCACGACCGCGCTCGGCAAGGAGCGCTGGATGCGGCTCACCGCCGATGTCGAGAGCGAAAACGGCGTCGCGGTGCGCATCTTCGGCATGAAGCAGGACATCACCGAGGAGCGGGCGCTCTGGGACCAGACGCGGTTCCTGGCGGAAATCGACCTGATGACCGGGCTCGCCAATCGCAGCCAGTTCCAGGCGATCTTGTCCGGCCAGAAGGCAGAGCCTGCCGGTCCGCTCCTGCTCGTCGATCTCGACGGCTTCAAGCAGGTCAACGACACCTTCGGCCATGGGCACGGCGACGAATGCCTGAAGCAGGTCGCGCTGCGCCTGAGCGGTATCTGCGCCGAGGCGCGATTGGTGGCGCGGATCGGCGGCGATGAGTTCGCGGTGCTGATGGGCGCGGCTGCCGATCGGTTGGCTGCCGAGGCCCTGACCGAGCGCATCCTCGACGCTTTGCGCCGCCCGATCGCCTGGGGCGCGCATGCTTTCCAGCTCGGCGCCTCGGCGGGGATCGCGATCCCGCAGGGCTTCGACGCCTCAAGCGCGGCGGAGCTGTTCAGCCATGCCGATATCGCGCTCTATGCAGCCAAGGCGGCCGGCAAGAACACGTTCAGGGTCTTCGATCCGCAGATGAAGAGCGAGGGTGAGCGGCGCTTCGAGACCGTCCGGGATATCGGCCGCGCCCTGATCGAGAATCAGCTCGAACTGTACTACCAGCCCAAGCTGCGGCTTTCCGACCAGAACCTGTCGGGGTTCGAGGCGCTCCTGCGTCGGCGGATGCCCGATGGGCGGGTGGTCGCGGCCGGGGCCTTCCAGGCGGCCTTGAACGATCCCGACCTTTCGGCGCGGCTGGGCAAATGGGTGGTCGAGAAGGCCTTGTGCCAGGCCGGGCTCTGGCATCGTGCTGGCTTCGATTTCGGCAGCCTCGCGATCAATCTGAGCGCCTCGCAGCTCCATGACCATCACTTCGCGGAGACGCTGATCGAGCGCGTCGCCGAGCAGGGCCTGACGCCCGGCATGATCGAGATCGAGGTGACGGAGGGCGTCTTCCTCGATGATGAATCTGGCCCGGTGAAGCGCATCCTCGAGCGCCTGAAGCAGAGCGGCATGCGCGTCGCGCTCGATGATTTCGGAACGGGCTATGCCTCGCTCGTGCATCTGCGCAGCTATCCGATCGACGTCATCAAGATCGACAAATCCTTCGTGCAGCGTTTCCTCAGCTCGGCGCAGGATCGCGCCATCTTGGAGACGATCCTACGCCTCGGGGCGAGCCTGGGCATGGACATCGTCGCCGAAGGCATCGAGACGGCGGCGCAATTGCAGGCACTGAAGGCGCTGGGCTGCCCATTCGGCCAGGGCTTCCTGTTCTCGCCGGCGGTTCCCGCTTCGCGCGCCGTCGACTGGCTCTTGCCGATCGCCTGCCGTGAGACCCGCGTGGCGTGA
- a CDS encoding phosphoenolpyruvate carboxylase: MTDGLEEQGGSAALALELQGAVEQARKDAREDPFGNPVLRVTLWLTRRMDRGELTLDAALGLVRHLGREALRERAGRVAAYVGLTDDGDVPLLALAERLAAAAEGEPEPFAHFRTATARPRFAAVFTAHPTFGMSRKLAHALADLASGDAAGAAVVENEALSFRPDGAITLQDEFEQARFAVRHARDALDRLNAALLTAARLRWPERWRELAPRPLILASWVGCDTDGRTDIGWWDTLRYRLESKRGQFVRILEKLPEVAATVEVRAMVSAALAAVERQLALAPPIGTQPALTALQAFALALVGERETALPEASGLIAALDRAIAAARADDDTAMALCLVKAGCVAHGVSIALPHFRLNASQLHNAMRGVIPLDEEPALPAQRRAFLSAANALLGKVEPTAVDFGALAAERASAARMMMTIAQIVKHLDGTRPVRFLVAETETGYTLLCALWLAKRFGIADKVEISPLFETSDALEQGPRIIDEALRSPHFRDYLKQHGRLCIQFGYSDSGRYIGQVAATFWVERLRIRICELLTRYGLSDIELVIFDTHGESAGRGAHPRSLSDRLAYLDPAFARQAFKRAGIATVRETSFQGSDGYLLFGTPQIAAATVGRIAEAVFGEGRDAGNDAAADPIYQEPDFASEFFQTVREEMTALVDDPGYAALIGTFGPSLLDKTGSRPAARQSDAGGPTRIRHPRELRAIPNNAILQQLGWLANSVHGLGQAAGRAPDLFRAMRERSDRFERAYSLAAYAMANSDLDVLRAYLDTLDPGNWFDRARRTVREGRRDELLAVADALARLELAPALRRLFWRLSSDWLKLQTVAGDTPRMSVRLVALHALRLAVMHRIWLSATHIPDFRPHAGLTREALIERILRLDIPASLLLLGEIFPLNPDPTIGLDFGEPPGPREGGTYEALHRDVFAPMRACFDLLREISGAIQHEIGAFG, from the coding sequence ATGACGGACGGGCTCGAGGAGCAAGGTGGATCGGCGGCGCTGGCGCTGGAGCTCCAGGGCGCGGTCGAGCAGGCGCGCAAGGATGCGCGCGAAGACCCGTTCGGCAATCCCGTGCTCAGGGTCACGCTCTGGCTGACGCGGCGGATGGATCGCGGCGAGCTGACATTGGACGCTGCGCTTGGTCTCGTGCGCCATCTTGGCCGCGAGGCCTTGCGCGAGCGGGCGGGGCGCGTAGCGGCCTATGTCGGGCTGACGGATGATGGCGATGTGCCGCTGCTGGCGCTGGCCGAGCGGCTGGCTGCTGCGGCTGAGGGAGAGCCCGAGCCCTTCGCGCATTTTCGCACTGCGACCGCCCGGCCACGCTTCGCTGCCGTGTTCACGGCCCATCCGACCTTCGGCATGAGCCGGAAGCTGGCGCATGCGCTGGCCGATCTCGCCTCGGGCGATGCGGCTGGCGCAGCGGTGGTTGAGAATGAGGCGCTCTCCTTCCGGCCCGATGGCGCTATCACGCTGCAGGACGAATTCGAGCAGGCGCGCTTCGCCGTGCGCCATGCCCGCGATGCGCTCGACCGCTTGAACGCGGCGCTGCTGACGGCGGCGCGCTTGCGCTGGCCGGAGCGCTGGCGCGAGCTCGCGCCGCGGCCCTTGATCCTGGCCTCCTGGGTCGGTTGCGACACGGATGGTCGCACCGATATCGGCTGGTGGGACACGCTGCGCTACCGGCTCGAATCCAAGCGCGGACAGTTCGTGCGCATTCTGGAGAAGCTGCCGGAGGTGGCTGCCACAGTCGAGGTGCGAGCGATGGTGTCGGCCGCACTTGCCGCCGTCGAACGCCAGCTCGCACTCGCGCCGCCGATCGGCACGCAACCGGCGCTGACCGCGCTGCAGGCCTTCGCCCTGGCTCTGGTCGGGGAGCGCGAGACGGCCCTGCCGGAGGCCTCCGGATTGATCGCGGCGCTCGATCGGGCGATCGCGGCGGCCCGCGCCGATGACGACACGGCGATGGCGCTGTGCCTGGTCAAGGCAGGTTGCGTTGCCCATGGCGTCTCGATTGCGCTGCCGCATTTCCGGCTCAACGCCTCGCAGCTCCACAATGCGATGCGCGGGGTCATTCCGCTCGATGAGGAACCTGCCTTGCCGGCGCAGCGGCGCGCCTTCCTCAGCGCGGCCAACGCCCTGCTCGGCAAGGTCGAGCCGACGGCGGTCGATTTCGGCGCGCTCGCGGCCGAGCGCGCCTCGGCCGCGCGGATGATGATGACGATCGCGCAGATCGTGAAGCATCTCGACGGGACGCGCCCGGTGCGCTTCCTCGTGGCGGAAACCGAGACGGGCTACACGCTGCTCTGCGCGCTCTGGCTGGCGAAGCGCTTCGGCATTGCCGACAAGGTCGAGATCTCGCCGCTATTCGAGACCTCGGACGCGCTGGAGCAGGGGCCGCGCATCATCGACGAGGCGCTGCGTAGTCCGCATTTCCGCGACTATCTCAAGCAGCATGGCCGGCTCTGCATCCAGTTTGGCTATTCCGATTCCGGGCGCTATATCGGTCAGGTCGCGGCGACCTTCTGGGTCGAGCGCCTGCGCATCCGCATCTGCGAATTGCTGACGCGCTACGGGCTGAGCGATATCGAACTCGTGATCTTCGACACCCATGGCGAGTCGGCAGGGCGCGGCGCGCATCCGCGCAGCCTCAGCGATCGCCTGGCCTATCTCGATCCGGCTTTCGCGCGGCAGGCCTTCAAGCGGGCGGGCATCGCAACGGTGCGCGAGACGAGCTTCCAGGGCAGCGACGGCTATCTGCTCTTCGGCACGCCGCAGATTGCGGCGGCGACCGTCGGGCGTATCGCCGAGGCCGTCTTCGGCGAAGGCCGGGATGCGGGCAATGATGCGGCCGCCGACCCGATCTATCAGGAGCCGGATTTCGCCTCGGAGTTCTTCCAGACCGTGCGAGAGGAGATGACCGCTCTGGTCGATGATCCCGGCTATGCCGCGCTGATCGGCACCTTCGGCCCGTCGCTGCTCGACAAGACCGGCTCACGCCCGGCGGCGCGGCAAAGCGATGCGGGCGGGCCGACGCGCATCCGCCATCCGCGCGAACTGCGCGCCATCCCCAACAATGCGATTCTCCAACAACTCGGCTGGCTCGCCAACAGCGTGCATGGTCTTGGCCAGGCGGCCGGGCGCGCGCCCGATCTGTTCCGTGCCATGCGCGAGCGCTCCGACCGCTTCGAGCGCGCCTACAGCCTCGCGGCTTACGCCATGGCCAATAGCGATCTCGACGTGCTGCGCGCCTATCTCGACACGCTCGACCCCGGCAACTGGTTCGATCGTGCGCGGCGAACGGTGCGGGAGGGGCGGCGCGACGAATTGCTTGCGGTTGCCGACGCGCTGGCGCGGCTTGAGCTCGCGCCGGCGTTGAGGCGCCTGTTCTGGCGGCTCTCATCGGACTGGCTGAAGCTGCAGACGGTGGCGGGCGACACGCCGCGCATGTCGGTCAGGCTGGTCGCGCTGCATGCGCTGCGGCTTGCGGTGATGCACCGGATCTGGCTTTCGGCCACGCATATCCCGGATTTCCGGCCCCATGCCGGCTTGACGCGCGAGGCCTTGATCGAGCGCATCCTGCGGCTCGACATTCCGGCCTCGCTGCTCCTGCTCGGCGAGATCTTCCCGCTCAATCCCGATCCGACGATCGGGCTGGATTTCGGCGAGCCGCCGGGACCGCGCGAGGGCGGGACTTATGAAGCGTTGCACCGCGACGTCTTCGCGCCGATGCGAGCCTGCTTCGACCTGCTGCGCGAGATCTCGGGCGCGATCCAGCACGAGATCGGGGCCTTCGGCTAG
- a CDS encoding AMP-binding protein, with the protein MADTEFDVPSFDAPAARITLFRALIQASTRHGRARIALEDPERQPISFGRLMLGALVLGRKLAGVTQTAERVGLLLPNMQGMAVTLFGLSAFGRVPALLNFTAGVKNLRAAAELAGLKTIITSRRFIDQAKLDDEIAALGEGRRVIYLEEIRKQITSFDKAYGALLSLAPGLAHRAYEAKPDDAAVVLFTSGTEGRPKGVVLSHANLVSNARQIFQLAAGFLSERDIVMNPLPAFHSFGLTAGLLMPLLQGMKVVLYPSPLHYKQVPRLIGEMGCSFLFATDTFLQGYARAADPDDLKSVRYVVAGAERVKPETRRMWEPYGTTILEGYGCTECSPVLACNTPVAMREGSVGRLLPGIEARLDPVEGITEGGKLCVRGPNVMAGYLSAEEPGKIVPPEGGWHDTGDIVAIDDGFVVIKGRAKRFAKLGGEMVSLAAVEAMIAGLWPEQNHVVVALPDARKGEQLVLVTEKPDAEKRALLDEAKAQGFPELWVPRAILVTNSIPVLGNGKIDYGATRELAASRRSLL; encoded by the coding sequence ATGGCCGACACGGAATTCGACGTCCCGTCCTTCGACGCGCCGGCGGCGCGGATCACCCTGTTTCGTGCGCTGATCCAGGCGAGCACTCGCCACGGCCGGGCCCGGATCGCTCTGGAGGATCCCGAGCGCCAGCCGATCAGCTTCGGGCGGCTCATGCTGGGCGCGCTGGTGTTGGGGCGCAAGCTTGCAGGCGTCACGCAAACGGCTGAACGCGTCGGCCTGCTGCTGCCCAATATGCAGGGCATGGCGGTGACGCTGTTCGGACTCTCCGCCTTCGGCCGCGTGCCGGCGCTGCTGAACTTCACCGCCGGGGTGAAGAATCTGCGGGCGGCAGCCGAGCTTGCCGGGCTCAAGACGATCATCACCTCGCGTCGCTTCATCGACCAGGCCAAGCTCGACGACGAGATCGCGGCCCTGGGTGAAGGCCGGCGGGTGATCTATCTCGAGGAAATCCGCAAGCAGATCACCAGTTTCGACAAGGCCTATGGTGCGCTGCTCAGCCTCGCGCCCGGGCTCGCGCATCGCGCTTACGAGGCCAAGCCGGACGATGCGGCGGTGGTGCTGTTCACCTCCGGCACCGAGGGCAGGCCGAAGGGCGTCGTGCTCTCCCACGCCAATCTGGTCTCGAACGCACGCCAGATCTTCCAGCTCGCCGCCGGCTTCCTTTCCGAGCGCGACATCGTCATGAACCCGCTGCCGGCCTTCCACTCCTTCGGGCTGACGGCGGGGCTCCTGATGCCGCTGCTGCAGGGCATGAAGGTCGTGCTCTATCCGAGCCCGCTGCACTACAAGCAGGTGCCCAGGCTGATCGGCGAGATGGGCTGCAGCTTCCTGTTCGCGACCGACACCTTCCTGCAAGGCTATGCGCGCGCCGCCGATCCCGACGACCTCAAGAGCGTGCGCTATGTCGTCGCCGGTGCCGAGCGGGTGAAGCCGGAGACACGCCGGATGTGGGAGCCTTACGGCACCACGATCCTGGAAGGCTATGGCTGCACCGAATGCTCTCCCGTGCTCGCCTGCAACACGCCTGTGGCCATGCGCGAGGGCAGCGTCGGGCGCCTGCTGCCGGGCATCGAGGCGAGGCTCGATCCGGTCGAGGGCATCACCGAGGGCGGCAAGCTTTGCGTGCGGGGCCCCAATGTCATGGCCGGCTATCTCAGCGCCGAGGAGCCGGGCAAGATCGTGCCGCCGGAGGGCGGCTGGCACGACACCGGCGACATCGTCGCGATCGATGACGGCTTCGTGGTGATCAAGGGCCGCGCCAAGCGTTTCGCCAAGCTCGGCGGAGAGATGGTCTCGCTTGCCGCGGTCGAGGCGATGATCGCTGGACTCTGGCCGGAGCAGAACCATGTCGTGGTGGCGCTGCCCGATGCGCGCAAGGGCGAGCAGCTCGTCCTCGTCACCGAAAAGCCCGATGCCGAGAAGCGCGCCTTGCTGGACGAGGCGAAGGCGCAGGGCTTTCCCGAATTATGGGTGCCGCGCGCGATCCTGGTGACCAATTCGATTCCGGTGCTCGGCAACGGCAAGATCGACTATGGCGCGACGCGCGAGCTTGCGGCCTCGCGACGTTCGCTGCTGTGA
- a CDS encoding DUF1190 domain-containing protein — MITVSASALLSTLRIAALAPALYLGSPADLAAQGKSVIQGKSAVYERRDECVEAGLLSAEQCEFAYRNARAEFEQKAPRYASRASCEQIHKRCGAQLVAAGGWDTLGRGGATYVPRFNGVRLTGEGTALRALPVVEGAGRVAFAGRSVTELQDKVAGRQNVSGPTEARSSRHGHQTQAAGPYVKRGDRDDTVRVPMEQKSIGSNVAPGLYVDPDGVEWYKPARRH; from the coding sequence ATGATCACGGTCTCCGCCTCCGCGCTCCTCTCCACTCTCCGCATAGCGGCGCTCGCCCCGGCGCTCTATCTGGGCTCGCCCGCCGATCTCGCGGCGCAAGGCAAGAGCGTGATCCAGGGCAAGAGCGCGGTTTATGAGCGGCGCGACGAATGCGTCGAGGCCGGCCTGCTGAGTGCCGAGCAATGCGAGTTCGCCTATCGCAATGCCCGCGCCGAATTCGAGCAGAAGGCGCCGCGCTATGCCTCGCGCGCGTCCTGCGAGCAGATCCATAAGCGCTGCGGCGCGCAACTGGTCGCAGCCGGTGGCTGGGATACGCTCGGGCGCGGTGGAGCGACCTATGTGCCGCGCTTCAACGGCGTGCGCCTGACGGGCGAGGGCACCGCCTTGCGGGCCTTGCCGGTGGTCGAGGGGGCCGGGCGGGTCGCCTTCGCCGGGCGTTCGGTGACGGAGCTTCAGGACAAGGTGGCGGGCCGGCAAAACGTGTCCGGGCCGACCGAGGCGCGCAGCAGCCGGCATGGCCACCAGACGCAAGCCGCAGGACCTTACGTGAAACGCGGCGACCGCGACGATACGGTGCGCGTGCCGATGGAGCAGAAGAGCATTGGCTCCAATGTCGCACCGGGCCTCTATGTCGATCCCGACGGCGTCGAATGGTACAAGCCCGCCCGCCGGCATTGA
- a CDS encoding sigma-70 family RNA polymerase sigma factor, producing MPHQEAAFGLAFWLLSSRADAEDVVQEAFLRAFRAFDGFRGEDIRPWLFAIVRNAAYRTLNNRQRTANVISLDAAFYRREGDTGAPFDIAAEAPSAEDALIGEAERDLVRLALAELPTAFREVVVLREIEGLSYREISEITGTAVGTVMSRLSRGRLLLRRALARETGKDRSHAL from the coding sequence TGGCCTTCTGGCTGCTGAGTTCGCGGGCCGATGCCGAGGACGTCGTGCAGGAAGCGTTTTTGCGTGCCTTCCGCGCCTTTGACGGCTTTCGCGGCGAGGACATCCGGCCATGGCTCTTCGCCATTGTCCGCAACGCCGCCTACCGCACACTCAACAACCGCCAGCGCACCGCAAACGTGATCTCCCTCGACGCCGCTTTTTACAGACGGGAGGGTGACACGGGAGCCCCATTCGACATTGCCGCCGAGGCCCCCTCTGCCGAGGACGCGCTGATCGGCGAAGCGGAGCGAGACCTCGTACGCCTCGCTCTGGCGGAACTGCCCACGGCCTTCCGCGAAGTCGTCGTACTGCGCGAGATCGAGGGGCTCAGCTATCGCGAGATCTCCGAGATCACCGGCACGGCGGTTGGAACCGTGATGTCGCGGCTGTCGCGCGGCCGCCTGTTGCTGCGTCGGGCGCTTGCCCGCGAAACCGGGAAGGATCGCTCCCATGCCTTGTGA